Proteins co-encoded in one Marinobacter qingdaonensis genomic window:
- a CDS encoding iron-siderophore ABC transporter substrate-binding protein, with protein MSLPPSSGAPLRRRVTAVLCALLCLPTLLPAVGSAAPAQARVIHHAQGSTTLAGSPQRVVTLFQGANDTAVALGVTPVGVVDAWAQGANYDYLDAALAGVPHVGLETQPSMEAIAMLEPDLIIASKRRHERIYPQLSRIAPTVSVDTVFDVEETLAVMGQALNREARAEALWQQWQRRLAEVRGQLQASLGDRWPLSVTLLNVRADHVRIYLGGSYAGTVLDQLGFRRPAAHPSDQWVLKLTTKESIPIIDADRIFVFMEDSPAVRDNYQAWTGHPLWQNLQAETNGAVYPVDAVAWNLAGGLISAHRMLDQVAHHFGLEPSP; from the coding sequence ATGAGCCTACCGCCCTCGTCCGGCGCGCCACTTCGCCGGCGCGTGACCGCTGTTCTGTGTGCCCTGCTGTGCCTGCCGACGTTGTTGCCGGCCGTCGGTTCGGCCGCGCCCGCCCAGGCACGGGTGATTCATCATGCCCAGGGCAGCACCACCCTAGCCGGCAGTCCGCAACGGGTGGTCACCCTGTTCCAGGGTGCCAACGACACCGCCGTCGCGCTCGGCGTCACCCCCGTCGGCGTGGTCGACGCCTGGGCCCAGGGCGCCAACTACGACTACCTGGACGCCGCCCTGGCCGGGGTGCCGCACGTGGGGCTGGAAACCCAGCCCAGCATGGAAGCCATCGCCATGCTGGAGCCGGACCTGATCATCGCCTCCAAGCGCCGGCACGAGCGCATCTACCCGCAATTGTCCCGCATTGCCCCGACCGTCTCGGTCGACACCGTGTTCGACGTCGAGGAAACCCTGGCGGTCATGGGCCAGGCCTTGAATCGCGAAGCCCGGGCCGAGGCCCTGTGGCAACAGTGGCAGCGGCGTCTGGCCGAGGTGCGCGGGCAACTGCAGGCGAGCCTCGGTGACCGATGGCCGCTGTCGGTCACCCTGCTCAACGTCCGCGCCGATCACGTGCGCATCTACCTGGGCGGCAGCTACGCCGGCACCGTGCTGGATCAGCTCGGTTTCCGGCGGCCGGCTGCCCACCCGAGCGACCAGTGGGTACTGAAACTCACCACCAAGGAAAGCATCCCGATCATCGACGCGGACCGGATTTTCGTGTTCATGGAGGACAGCCCCGCGGTCCGGGACAACTACCAGGCCTGGACGGGGCATCCGCTCTGGCAGAATCTGCAGGCGGAAACCAACGGCGCGGTCTACCCGGTGGATGCCGTGGCCTGGAACCTGGCCGGTGGCCTGATCAGCGCCCACCGGATGCTCGATCAGGTGGCGCATCACTTCGGCCTGGAGCCCAGCCCGTGA
- a CDS encoding winged helix-turn-helix transcriptional regulator: MARKRFDDSNCSVARALNEVGDWWSLLIVLHAMYGTRRFVDFQQELGIAKNILCDRLARLVDNQVLKKVDVGEHGSRFEYRLTEKGRDLFPVVIALRQWGDKWNPAPDETPLDLRDRATGRPIGAVEVQDADGQSLSIRDVFVPVTEAADKKRNAG, from the coding sequence ATGGCCAGAAAACGTTTTGACGATTCCAACTGCTCCGTCGCCCGCGCCCTCAATGAAGTGGGCGACTGGTGGTCCCTGCTCATTGTGCTGCACGCCATGTACGGCACGCGCCGCTTTGTCGACTTCCAGCAGGAACTCGGCATTGCCAAGAACATCCTGTGCGACCGCCTGGCCCGCCTGGTGGACAACCAGGTACTGAAAAAGGTGGACGTGGGTGAGCACGGGTCGCGCTTCGAATACCGCCTGACCGAGAAGGGCCGGGACCTGTTCCCAGTGGTGATTGCCCTGCGCCAGTGGGGCGACAAGTGGAATCCGGCCCCCGACGAAACCCCGCTGGATCTGCGGGACCGGGCCACGGGCCGACCGATCGGTGCGGTCGAGGTCCAGGACGCCGACGGCCAGTCGCTGTCGATTCGGGATGTGTTCGTACCGGTCACCGAGGCCGCCGACAAGAAACGCAACGCCGGCTGA
- a CDS encoding NADH:flavin oxidoreductase: MTMNLGPLFEPFELHSLKLRNRVAMAPMTRNFSPGNVPNEEVVNYYRRRAENGVGLLITEGTTVNHAGANGYPNVPAFHGDNALAGWKQVVDAVHEAGGAIFPQLWHVGAVRKEGTEPDPSVPGYSPSGLFAPGKPNGKAMTRDDIQDVITAFADAAQDAKALGFDGVEIHGAHGYLLDQFLWEGTNQRDDEYGGSLENRLRFVVEIVEAVRHRVGPEFPIMLRFSQWKQQDYEARLVNSPEELDAFLQPLVDAGVDIFHASTRRFWEPEFEGSNLNLAGWTQKLTGKPTMSVGSVGLTEDFISGTFASKQEAVEQSGIDELVERMNAKEFELIAVGRALLQDPEWLVKVKEGRIGEVEPFAKKSLTKLY; encoded by the coding sequence ATGACCATGAATCTTGGACCGCTTTTCGAACCGTTTGAGCTCCACAGCCTGAAGCTGCGCAACCGCGTGGCCATGGCGCCCATGACCCGCAACTTCTCGCCGGGCAACGTGCCGAACGAGGAGGTGGTCAACTACTACCGCCGCCGCGCCGAGAACGGGGTTGGCCTGCTGATCACCGAAGGCACCACCGTGAACCACGCCGGCGCCAACGGGTATCCGAACGTGCCCGCGTTTCATGGGGACAACGCCCTGGCCGGCTGGAAGCAGGTGGTCGATGCCGTGCACGAGGCCGGTGGCGCCATCTTCCCGCAGCTGTGGCACGTGGGTGCGGTCCGCAAGGAAGGCACCGAGCCGGATCCGTCGGTGCCGGGTTACAGCCCGTCCGGCCTGTTTGCCCCGGGCAAGCCCAACGGCAAGGCCATGACCAGGGACGATATCCAGGACGTGATCACCGCCTTCGCCGACGCCGCCCAGGACGCCAAGGCCCTGGGCTTTGACGGCGTCGAGATCCACGGCGCCCACGGTTACCTGCTGGACCAGTTCCTGTGGGAAGGCACCAACCAGCGCGACGACGAGTACGGCGGCAGCCTGGAAAACCGGCTGCGATTTGTGGTCGAGATCGTCGAGGCGGTACGCCACCGGGTTGGCCCGGAATTCCCGATCATGCTGCGCTTCTCCCAGTGGAAGCAGCAGGACTACGAGGCCCGTCTGGTCAACAGCCCGGAAGAACTGGACGCGTTCCTGCAGCCGCTGGTGGACGCCGGCGTCGATATCTTCCACGCCTCCACCCGCCGGTTCTGGGAGCCGGAGTTTGAAGGCTCGAACCTGAACCTGGCCGGCTGGACCCAGAAGCTGACCGGCAAGCCGACCATGTCCGTGGGCAGCGTCGGCCTGACCGAGGACTTCATCAGCGGCACCTTTGCCAGCAAGCAGGAGGCGGTCGAGCAGTCCGGCATCGACGAGCTGGTCGAGCGCATGAACGCCAAGGAATTCGAGCTCATTGCCGTCGGCCGGGCGCTGCTGCAGGACCCGGAATGGCTGGTCAAGGTGAAGGAAGGCCGGATTGGTGAGGTCGAGCCGTTCGCCAAGAAGTCTTTGACCAAGCTGTACTAG
- the bamE gene encoding outer membrane protein assembly factor BamE domain-containing protein — MFKTAVLKITALVAILTLAGCATVGRDFATHNVDEITVGETTRADIQALFGEPWRTGVEDGKRTWTYGKYRWSAFGDAETTDLVVRFNEDGTVSSYVYNTTE, encoded by the coding sequence ATGTTCAAGACAGCAGTACTGAAGATCACAGCCCTGGTCGCGATTCTGACCCTGGCCGGTTGTGCCACCGTGGGCCGGGACTTTGCCACCCACAACGTGGATGAAATCACCGTCGGCGAAACCACCCGCGCCGATATTCAGGCCTTGTTTGGTGAGCCCTGGCGCACCGGTGTGGAAGACGGCAAGCGCACCTGGACCTACGGCAAATACCGCTGGTCCGCGTTCGGCGACGCCGAGACCACCGACCTGGTGGTGCGCTTCAACGAGGACGGCACCGTGTCCTCCTACGTCTACAACACCACCGAGTAA
- the pntB gene encoding Re/Si-specific NAD(P)(+) transhydrogenase subunit beta: MSSGLVSVAYVVASVLFILSLGGLSHQESARRGNWYGVAGISIALVATLASVSDDGLVSIVIAVLAGASVGIAIANRVEMTQMPQLVALLHSFVGLAAVFVGFAGYIEPLRPTVGTEHTIKLVEVFVGIFIGAITFTGSLVACGKLDGRIASKALTLPGRHAMNLAALAVSILLGAWFLGTDSMALGIVALVLMTVIASVLGIHLIMAIGGADMPVVVSMLNSYSGWAAASIGFMLGNDLLIVTGALVGSSGAILSYIMCKAMNRSFISVILGGFGQTSSSSAAAGADQSVQETNSEEVCEELRNAQSVIIVPGYGMAVAQAQNGVSEMTKLLRDRGVNVRFGIHPVAGRLPGHMNVLLAEAHVPYDIVLEMDEINDDFPTTDVVLVIGANDTVNPAAAEDPGSPIAGMPVLEVWKSHRVVVLKRGMATGYSGVENPLFFKDNTHMLFGDAKDSIDKLVSGLRG, from the coding sequence ATGAGTAGTGGTCTCGTCAGTGTGGCCTATGTGGTCGCCAGCGTGTTGTTCATTCTCAGCCTGGGTGGCCTGAGCCACCAGGAATCGGCCCGGCGCGGTAACTGGTACGGCGTCGCCGGCATTTCCATCGCCCTGGTCGCCACCCTCGCCAGTGTCAGCGATGACGGTCTGGTCTCCATCGTCATCGCGGTGCTGGCCGGCGCCAGCGTCGGCATCGCCATCGCCAACCGGGTGGAAATGACCCAGATGCCGCAGCTGGTGGCGTTGCTGCACAGCTTCGTCGGTCTGGCCGCGGTATTCGTCGGCTTCGCCGGCTACATCGAACCGCTGCGGCCAACCGTGGGCACCGAGCACACCATCAAACTGGTGGAAGTGTTCGTGGGCATCTTCATCGGCGCCATCACCTTCACCGGCTCCCTGGTGGCCTGTGGCAAGCTTGACGGCCGCATCGCCAGCAAGGCCCTGACCCTGCCCGGTCGCCACGCCATGAACCTGGCGGCGCTGGCGGTGTCGATCCTGCTCGGCGCCTGGTTCCTGGGCACCGACAGCATGGCCCTGGGCATCGTGGCGCTGGTGCTGATGACGGTGATCGCCTCGGTGCTGGGCATCCACCTGATCATGGCGATCGGCGGCGCCGACATGCCGGTGGTGGTGTCCATGCTCAACAGCTATTCGGGCTGGGCCGCCGCCTCTATCGGCTTCATGCTCGGCAACGACCTGCTGATCGTGACCGGGGCCCTGGTGGGCAGCAGCGGTGCCATCCTCAGCTACATCATGTGCAAGGCCATGAACCGGTCGTTCATCAGCGTCATCCTCGGTGGCTTCGGCCAGACCAGCAGCAGCTCGGCCGCCGCCGGCGCCGACCAGTCGGTGCAGGAAACCAACTCCGAGGAAGTGTGTGAGGAACTGCGCAACGCCCAGTCGGTGATCATCGTACCCGGCTACGGCATGGCGGTGGCCCAGGCCCAAAATGGCGTCAGCGAGATGACCAAGCTGCTGCGGGACCGGGGCGTGAACGTGCGCTTCGGCATTCATCCGGTCGCTGGCCGCCTGCCCGGGCACATGAACGTGCTGCTGGCCGAGGCCCACGTGCCCTACGACATCGTGCTGGAGATGGACGAGATCAACGACGATTTCCCGACGACCGACGTGGTGCTGGTGATCGGCGCCAACGACACGGTGAACCCGGCCGCGGCCGAAGACCCGGGCAGCCCGATTGCCGGTATGCCAGTGCTGGAGGTGTGGAAGTCGCACCGGGTGGTGGTGCTGAAACGGGGCATGGCCACCGGTTATTCCGGGGTGGAAAACCCGCTGTTCTTCAAGGACAACACCCACATGCTGTTTGGCGACGCCAAGGACAGCATCGACAAGCTGGTCAGCGGCTTGCGGGGTTAG
- a CDS encoding Re/Si-specific NAD(P)(+) transhydrogenase subunit alpha: protein MIIGIPREIFEHERRVAATPPSVHKLIGLGYQVVIEAGAGEAANYADNAYEKAGAAIATDTKSLWQEADFILKVRAPMENPALGSHEVDLMQEGAFLASYIWPAQNPDLLQKLAARKITSFAIDSLPRISRAQKMDALSAMANIAGYRAVIEAANHFGRFFTGQVTAAGKVPPAKVMVIGAGVAGLAAVGAANSLGAIVRAFDTRLEVKEQIESMGAEFLQLDFGDEEGSGSGGYAKQMSDEFIQAEMALFAEQAKEVDIIITTALIPGKPAPRLITEDMVKSMKPGSVIVDLAAERGGNCELTEPGEVVEKHGVKLIGYTDLPSRMAKVASDLYATNLFHLLSDLTPDKDGQPDVNMDDDVIRGLTVVHGDDVTWPPPEPEAPVNPQPAPGTEEPSAAQKEAAHKESQRRSLMGKGVLLAVTVGALYAVGAHAPESFLSHFTVFVLACFIGWQVIWNVTPSLHTPLMSVTNAISGIIVIGAMLHLAQAEHFLVGLMAFVAVLIASINVGGGFRVTHRMLQMFRK from the coding sequence ATGATCATCGGTATCCCCAGGGAAATCTTCGAACATGAACGCCGTGTCGCGGCCACCCCGCCGTCCGTGCACAAACTCATCGGCCTCGGCTACCAGGTGGTGATCGAGGCCGGCGCCGGCGAGGCCGCCAATTACGCCGACAACGCCTATGAGAAAGCGGGCGCGGCCATCGCCACCGACACCAAATCACTGTGGCAGGAAGCGGATTTCATCCTGAAAGTTCGGGCGCCGATGGAAAACCCAGCGCTGGGCAGCCACGAAGTCGACCTGATGCAGGAAGGCGCCTTCCTGGCCAGTTACATCTGGCCGGCCCAGAACCCGGACCTGCTGCAGAAACTCGCGGCCCGCAAGATCACCAGTTTTGCCATCGACAGCCTGCCGCGGATCAGCCGGGCCCAGAAAATGGACGCCTTGAGCGCCATGGCCAACATCGCCGGCTACCGCGCGGTGATCGAGGCCGCCAACCACTTCGGCCGCTTCTTCACCGGCCAGGTCACCGCCGCCGGCAAGGTTCCGCCGGCCAAGGTCATGGTCATTGGCGCCGGGGTCGCCGGCCTGGCCGCGGTCGGCGCCGCCAACAGCCTGGGCGCCATCGTGCGCGCCTTCGACACCCGGCTGGAGGTCAAGGAACAGATCGAAAGCATGGGCGCGGAATTCCTGCAGCTGGACTTCGGTGACGAGGAAGGCAGCGGCAGCGGCGGCTACGCCAAGCAGATGAGTGATGAATTCATCCAGGCCGAGATGGCGCTGTTCGCCGAGCAGGCCAAGGAGGTGGACATCATCATCACCACCGCCTTGATCCCCGGCAAGCCGGCGCCCCGGCTGATCACCGAGGACATGGTCAAGTCCATGAAACCGGGCAGCGTGATCGTCGATCTGGCCGCCGAGCGCGGCGGCAACTGCGAGCTGACCGAGCCGGGCGAGGTGGTGGAAAAACACGGGGTCAAACTGATTGGCTATACCGACCTGCCCAGCCGCATGGCCAAAGTGGCCAGCGACCTGTACGCCACCAACCTGTTCCATCTGTTGTCCGACCTCACCCCGGACAAGGACGGCCAGCCCGACGTGAACATGGACGACGACGTGATCCGCGGCCTGACCGTGGTGCACGGCGACGACGTCACCTGGCCACCGCCCGAGCCGGAGGCCCCGGTCAATCCGCAGCCGGCGCCCGGCACCGAGGAGCCGTCAGCGGCCCAGAAGGAGGCGGCGCACAAGGAGTCGCAGCGGCGCAGCCTGATGGGCAAGGGCGTGCTGTTGGCGGTCACCGTAGGCGCCCTCTACGCGGTGGGCGCTCACGCTCCGGAGAGTTTCCTCAGCCACTTCACGGTGTTTGTGCTGGCCTGTTTCATCGGCTGGCAGGTGATCTGGAACGTCACCCCGTCCCTGCACACACCGCTGATGAGCGTGACCAACGCCATCAGCGGCATCATCGTCATCGGTGCCATGCTGCACCTGGCCCAGGCCGAGCATTTCCTGGTCGGGCTGATGGCGTTCGTCGCGGTGCTGATTGCCAGCATCAACGTGGGGGGCGGCTTCCGGGTCACCCATCGCATGCTTCAAATGTTCCGCAAATAG
- a CDS encoding putative zinc-binding peptidase, producing the protein MKLFYCGRCANLLYFENSCCTSCGTALGFDPGAMDLLAVDPQGQDTWVSVGGAGQYRLCANYKNQGACNWLVPASDDHDYCVACRLNRTIPDLGVTSHYGLWHRLEKEKRRLVYALLRLGLPCAPRQEEQAGLAFDFLADQPARFDERSRVLTGHAQGVITLNIAEADPVERERMRGQMVEPYRTVLGHFRHESGHYYWDQLVRNSTWLAPVRDLFGDDTRDYRQALDQHYQQGPPAQWQNDYISAYASSHAWEDWAETWAHYLHMVDTLETAWQFGLRVQARHEADVSVAADPDFDPYQATCFDELIKHWLPLTLALNSLNRSMGHDFAYPFVLADRVVEKLRLVHRIIHNG; encoded by the coding sequence ATGAAGCTGTTTTACTGCGGCCGCTGCGCCAACCTGCTGTACTTTGAAAACAGTTGCTGTACCAGTTGCGGTACCGCCCTGGGTTTTGATCCGGGCGCCATGGATCTGCTGGCGGTCGATCCCCAGGGCCAGGACACCTGGGTCTCGGTAGGCGGGGCTGGCCAGTACCGTCTTTGTGCCAACTACAAGAATCAGGGCGCCTGCAACTGGTTGGTGCCGGCCTCGGATGACCACGACTACTGCGTGGCCTGCCGGCTGAACCGCACCATCCCCGACCTCGGCGTCACCAGTCACTACGGCCTCTGGCATCGACTGGAAAAAGAGAAGCGCCGACTGGTGTATGCCCTGCTGCGCCTGGGGCTGCCCTGCGCGCCGCGCCAGGAGGAGCAGGCGGGCCTGGCGTTTGACTTTCTGGCGGACCAGCCGGCCCGGTTCGATGAGCGCTCCCGGGTGTTGACCGGCCACGCCCAGGGCGTAATTACCCTGAACATCGCCGAGGCCGATCCGGTGGAGCGGGAACGCATGCGCGGCCAGATGGTGGAGCCCTACCGCACCGTCCTGGGGCATTTCCGCCACGAATCCGGCCACTATTACTGGGATCAGCTGGTGCGCAACAGCACCTGGCTGGCGCCGGTCCGCGACCTGTTCGGGGACGACACCCGGGACTACCGGCAGGCGCTCGACCAGCATTACCAGCAGGGCCCGCCGGCCCAGTGGCAAAACGACTACATCAGCGCCTACGCCAGCAGCCATGCCTGGGAAGACTGGGCCGAGACCTGGGCACATTACCTGCATATGGTCGACACACTGGAAACGGCGTGGCAGTTCGGACTTCGGGTCCAGGCCAGACACGAGGCGGATGTCAGCGTCGCCGCGGATCCCGACTTCGACCCCTACCAGGCCACCTGCTTCGACGAGCTGATCAAGCACTGGCTGCCGTTGACGCTGGCGCTGAACAGTCTGAATCGCAGCATGGGGCACGACTTCGCCTACCCCTTCGTGCTGGCGGATCGGGTGGTGGAAAAACTCCGTCTGGTGCACCGAATCATCCACAACGGCTGA
- a CDS encoding circularly permuted type 2 ATP-grasp protein — translation MKKNQQIDWKNYDPNDFFDELIKAKGQPRPSATAITEYLGNLDSEEVQARQHAAELAILETGISFTIYSEGENIDRAWPFDIIPRVISLREWETIEQGLAQRLTALNMFINDIYNEQKIVKDKVIPKYVFANSKNFREQCRGFTPPLGVWAHICGSDLVRDKDGTVYVLEDNLRVPSGVSYMLENRQLTKRVFPELFDNTSILPVDDYTDQLFDMLASISPRPQDHPKIAVLTPGIFNSAYFEHSFLAQRMGAQLVEGQDLVVGEDDCVYMRTVEGLERVDVIYRRIDDDFLDPEVFRADSTLGVPGLMRAWRNGKVGLANAPGAGVADDKVIYTFVPDMIRYYLDQEPIIPNVPTWMCVNKQEREYVLEHLEELVVKPANESGGYGMLVGPHSTKKQRTEFAALINKNPRNYIAQPTLSLSVAPTLTEEGLAPRHLDLRPFVLQGVRTYVTAGGLTRVAMRKGSLVVNSSQGGGSKDTWIVDEEN, via the coding sequence ATGAAAAAGAACCAACAGATTGACTGGAAGAACTACGATCCCAACGATTTCTTCGATGAGCTGATCAAGGCCAAGGGCCAGCCCCGGCCCTCGGCGACCGCCATCACCGAGTACCTGGGCAATCTCGACAGCGAGGAAGTCCAGGCCCGGCAGCATGCCGCCGAGCTGGCGATCCTGGAAACGGGGATCAGCTTCACCATCTACAGCGAAGGGGAAAACATCGACCGGGCCTGGCCCTTCGACATCATTCCCCGGGTCATTTCCCTGCGCGAATGGGAGACCATCGAGCAGGGCCTGGCCCAGCGGCTGACCGCCCTGAACATGTTCATCAACGACATCTACAACGAGCAGAAGATCGTCAAGGACAAGGTCATCCCCAAGTACGTCTTCGCCAACTCGAAGAATTTCCGCGAGCAATGCCGGGGCTTCACACCCCCGCTCGGGGTCTGGGCCCACATTTGCGGCTCCGATCTGGTGCGGGACAAGGACGGCACCGTGTACGTGCTGGAAGACAACCTCCGGGTGCCCTCGGGCGTGTCCTACATGCTGGAGAACCGGCAGCTGACCAAGCGGGTGTTCCCCGAGCTGTTCGACAACACCAGCATCCTGCCGGTGGACGATTACACCGACCAGCTGTTCGACATGCTGGCCTCCATCTCGCCCCGGCCCCAGGATCACCCCAAGATCGCGGTACTGACCCCCGGTATCTTCAATTCCGCCTACTTCGAGCATTCCTTCCTGGCCCAGCGCATGGGCGCCCAGCTGGTGGAAGGGCAGGACCTGGTGGTGGGCGAGGACGACTGCGTGTACATGCGCACGGTCGAGGGCCTGGAGCGGGTGGATGTGATCTACCGTCGCATCGACGACGACTTCCTGGACCCGGAGGTGTTCCGGGCCGATTCCACCCTGGGCGTGCCCGGATTGATGCGGGCCTGGCGCAACGGCAAGGTTGGCCTGGCCAACGCCCCGGGCGCCGGGGTCGCCGACGACAAGGTGATCTACACCTTTGTCCCGGACATGATCCGCTATTACCTGGACCAGGAGCCGATCATCCCGAACGTGCCGACCTGGATGTGCGTCAACAAGCAGGAGCGCGAGTACGTGCTGGAGCACCTGGAGGAGCTGGTGGTCAAACCGGCGAACGAGTCCGGCGGCTACGGCATGCTGGTGGGGCCGCACTCCACCAAGAAACAGCGCACCGAATTCGCCGCACTGATCAACAAGAACCCCCGCAACTACATCGCCCAGCCGACCCTGAGCCTGTCGGTGGCACCGACCCTGACCGAGGAAGGCCTGGCGCCCCGGCATCTGGATCTGCGGCCGTTCGTGCTGCAGGGGGTGCGCACCTACGTCACCGCCGGCGGCCTGACCCGGGTGGCGATGCGCAAGGGCTCCCTGGTGGTGAATTCCTCCCAGGGCGGTGGAAGCAAGGACACCTGGATCGTGGACGAGGAGAATTGA
- a CDS encoding alpha-E domain-containing protein → MLSRVAERLYWMARYLERAENNARMIMAFNSLALDMPRDARLSWKGLVAVTGMGGLFDQHYQKADERNCVKFLVADSYNPSSIASCLRAARENVRTTRDQVPTDAWEVINELYRFVRDHVDSGISKRARYEFLAEIVSCCQTLTGLLAGCMSHDAGYEFIRVGRNLERADMATRQIEVGALQFLDGWDGSETYGGLLWTSVLRYQSAFQMYRHNVRRRVNGPSVIRFLLQNEPFPRSVLHSLNEVAGSLERLPRNEIPLRTALQAVRHTRDADVDTLIRKGEGIAFLETLQLEIGELHEDICETWFPVYETV, encoded by the coding sequence GTGCTGTCACGCGTAGCCGAACGACTCTACTGGATGGCTCGGTACCTGGAGCGTGCCGAGAACAACGCCCGCATGATCATGGCCTTCAATTCCCTGGCCCTGGACATGCCCCGCGATGCCCGCCTGTCCTGGAAAGGGCTGGTGGCGGTCACCGGCATGGGTGGCCTTTTCGACCAGCACTACCAGAAGGCGGATGAGCGCAATTGCGTCAAATTCCTGGTGGCCGATAGCTACAACCCCAGCTCCATCGCCTCCTGCCTGCGGGCCGCCCGGGAGAACGTGCGCACCACCCGGGATCAGGTGCCCACCGACGCCTGGGAAGTCATCAACGAACTCTACCGCTTCGTCAGGGACCACGTGGACAGCGGCATCAGCAAACGGGCCCGCTACGAATTCCTGGCCGAAATCGTCAGCTGTTGCCAGACCCTCACCGGGCTGCTGGCCGGGTGCATGAGTCACGACGCCGGCTACGAGTTCATCCGGGTGGGCCGGAACCTGGAACGGGCCGACATGGCAACCCGCCAGATCGAGGTCGGTGCCCTGCAGTTCCTGGATGGCTGGGACGGCTCCGAGACATACGGCGGCCTACTGTGGACCAGCGTGCTGCGCTACCAGAGCGCGTTCCAGATGTACCGTCACAACGTCCGGCGTCGGGTCAACGGGCCATCGGTGATCCGCTTCCTGTTGCAGAACGAGCCGTTTCCCCGGTCGGTGCTGCACAGCCTGAACGAGGTCGCCGGCTCGCTCGAGCGTCTGCCGCGCAATGAAATTCCCCTGCGCACAGCGTTGCAGGCGGTCAGGCACACCCGGGACGCGGATGTCGATACCCTGATCCGCAAGGGCGAGGGCATCGCCTTTCTGGAAACCCTGCAACTGGAGATCGGGGAACTGCACGAGGACATCTGCGAAACCTGGTTCCCGGTGTACGAGACCGTTTGA